A portion of the Deinococcus apachensis DSM 19763 genome contains these proteins:
- a CDS encoding 3'(2'),5'-bisphosphate nucleotidase CysQ family protein: MTLNEERQVATRLALEAGELLRTHLARGLIVEHKTGADDPVTAADREASDLILAGLRAAFPGDGLLSEEAADSPSRLGVERVWIVDPIDGTKEFTSGSPDYAVSIGLAVEGEPVLGVVYVPATDELFVGVVGEGVTKNGAPAGFSDRTEYVVSVSDTEFKRELHRHELPGMAPSGSIALKLARIAAGEADVTFTMSPRSEWDIAAGHALVRAAGGDLRRRDGRPIRYNVARPHIEQGIIGGRLEAMEWLEGELSVRNLPTAHLGLKATDPAWTVLPPEDQTALDGHPGIFVRHAGGRALALLVVGPGGSVERAEGDAFHLERLTRDVTRALGPLDRQPLRAGGLD; this comes from the coding sequence GGCGGGCGAGTTGCTGAGAACGCACCTGGCGCGCGGGCTGATCGTCGAACACAAAACTGGCGCGGACGATCCCGTGACCGCCGCCGACCGCGAGGCGTCCGACCTGATCCTGGCCGGGCTGCGGGCCGCCTTTCCGGGAGACGGGCTGCTGAGCGAGGAGGCGGCCGACAGCCCCTCGCGCCTCGGGGTTGAGCGCGTCTGGATCGTGGACCCCATCGACGGCACGAAGGAATTCACCTCGGGCAGCCCCGACTACGCCGTGAGTATTGGCCTGGCGGTAGAGGGGGAGCCGGTGCTGGGCGTGGTGTACGTCCCCGCGACGGACGAGCTGTTCGTGGGGGTGGTGGGCGAGGGTGTCACGAAGAATGGCGCGCCTGCGGGCTTTAGCGACCGAACTGAGTACGTGGTGAGCGTGTCAGACACCGAATTTAAGCGGGAACTGCACCGCCACGAACTGCCCGGCATGGCGCCCAGCGGCTCCATCGCCCTCAAGCTGGCGCGGATCGCGGCGGGCGAGGCGGATGTGACCTTCACCATGAGCCCGCGCTCGGAGTGGGACATCGCGGCGGGGCACGCGCTCGTGCGGGCGGCGGGGGGCGACCTGCGGCGGCGCGACGGGCGACCCATCCGCTACAACGTCGCGCGGCCCCACATCGAGCAGGGCATCATCGGGGGGCGGCTGGAGGCGATGGAGTGGCTGGAGGGTGAGCTGAGCGTGCGGAACCTCCCGACTGCGCACCTGGGCCTGAAGGCCACCGATCCCGCCTGGACTGTCCTCCCGCCCGAAGATCAGACCGCCCTCGACGGACATCCCGGCATCTTCGTGCGCCACGCGGGGGGCCGGGCACTCGCGCTGCTGGTGGTCGGTCCGGGCGGCAGCGTGGAGCGGGCGGAGGGGGACGCCTTTCACCTCGAACGCCTGACGCGGGACGTGACGCGGGCGCTGGGGCCGCTGGACCGTCAGCCTCTGAGGGCCGGGGGGCTAGACTGA
- a CDS encoding HD domain-containing phosphohydrolase: MTSAGTSLHPLHDLQAPHPYLRLLEAMPVMLWTADTAGVWHHVNRHWAEYTGLTSEAWGFGFEEALHPDDVAPTQARWKQSIESGEPYAIEYRVRGRDGTYRWFLIRGARVLDEEGQGLAWVGTCTDIEAQKRAEQEALATREAALRALGLALEARDRETQGHTDRVTAEATRLGRALGLGPEGLGALRLGAYLHDLGKMAVPDRILLKPGPLTPEERGEMQTHAAEGERLAGELGFIPPAALELVRHHHERWGGAGYPDGLAGEDIPLLARLFAVVDVYDALLSERPYKRAWSREEALAELRAQAGRQFDPRVVTAFLGLLGG; the protein is encoded by the coding sequence ATGACCTCAGCCGGAACCTCGCTGCATCCCCTGCATGACCTCCAGGCGCCGCACCCCTACCTGCGCCTGCTCGAAGCGATGCCGGTGATGCTGTGGACGGCCGACACGGCCGGGGTCTGGCACCACGTCAACCGCCACTGGGCGGAGTACACCGGCCTGACGAGCGAGGCGTGGGGCTTCGGCTTCGAGGAGGCCCTGCACCCGGACGACGTGGCGCCAACCCAGGCGCGCTGGAAGCAGTCCATCGAGAGCGGCGAGCCCTACGCCATCGAGTACCGGGTTCGCGGACGAGACGGCACCTACCGCTGGTTCCTGATTCGGGGCGCGCGGGTCCTGGACGAGGAGGGGCAGGGCCTGGCCTGGGTGGGCACCTGCACCGACATCGAGGCCCAGAAGCGGGCCGAGCAGGAGGCGCTCGCCACGCGCGAGGCCGCGCTGCGTGCCCTGGGGCTGGCCCTGGAGGCCCGCGACCGCGAGACCCAGGGCCACACCGACCGGGTGACGGCGGAGGCGACCCGGCTGGGGCGGGCACTGGGGCTGGGCCCCGAGGGGCTGGGCGCCCTGCGCCTGGGCGCGTACCTGCACGACCTGGGCAAGATGGCCGTGCCCGACCGCATCCTGCTCAAGCCCGGCCCCCTGACCCCCGAGGAGCGGGGGGAGATGCAGACCCACGCGGCCGAGGGCGAGCGCCTGGCGGGCGAGCTGGGCTTCATCCCGCCCGCCGCGCTGGAACTCGTGCGTCACCACCACGAGCGCTGGGGCGGCGCGGGCTATCCCGACGGTCTGGCAGGCGAAGACATCCCGCTGCTGGCCCGGCTGTTCGCGGTCGTCGATGTCTACGACGCCCTACTCAGCGAGCGACCCTACAAGCGGGCCTGGAGCCGCGAGGAGGCGCTGGCAGAGTTGCGGGCCCAGGCGGGCAGACAGTTCGACCCCCGGGTGGTCACGGCGTTCCTGGGGCTGCTGGGAGGCTGA
- a CDS encoding S1C family serine protease, whose translation MPRALVLTVLLSLTSPLAAAQSTSTAPASTLPAAEQATVNVINRTLASVLYITATVPSTAQGTFSSPIFADPGAQGEQDSGSGFFVNAQGYALTNYHVVEGATRLTVNLRDSKQDFTARVVGTAPDYDLALIRVQGVPAKLIRPLPLGNSDTLRVGQTTIALGAPFGLQFSATTGIVSALERTIPTGVRQIPQNAIQTDAAINPGNSGGPLLDSAGRVVGINTLIFSPSGAATGIGQNAGVGFAIPINVAKSLLTRLQAGQTVVGPVIGVTLAPFELTDLTEQVRQQYKLPRAGALVSRVEAGGPAARAGVKGGTAQVTTPIGPVYFGGDVITSVNGQAVETSADLREYLFSRKAGERVTLRINRAGKTVTLPVTLAPGTPPTGTR comes from the coding sequence GTGCCCAGAGCATTGGTCCTGACCGTGCTGCTCTCCCTCACCTCGCCTCTCGCCGCCGCGCAGTCCACCTCGACGGCCCCAGCCTCCACCCTTCCGGCTGCCGAGCAGGCCACCGTCAACGTTATCAACCGGACGTTGGCAAGCGTCCTGTACATCACCGCCACGGTGCCCAGCACCGCCCAGGGCACCTTTTCCAGCCCCATCTTCGCCGACCCCGGTGCCCAGGGGGAGCAGGACAGTGGCAGCGGCTTCTTCGTGAACGCGCAGGGCTACGCCCTCACCAACTACCACGTGGTGGAGGGAGCCACCCGCCTGACGGTGAACCTGCGCGACAGCAAGCAGGACTTCACGGCCCGGGTGGTCGGCACCGCGCCCGACTACGACCTCGCGCTGATCCGGGTGCAGGGGGTGCCCGCCAAGTTGATCCGCCCGCTGCCGCTGGGCAACAGCGACACGCTGCGGGTCGGGCAGACGACCATCGCGCTGGGGGCCCCCTTCGGCCTGCAATTCAGCGCGACCACCGGCATCGTGTCGGCCCTGGAGCGCACGATTCCGACCGGTGTGCGGCAAATCCCCCAGAACGCCATTCAGACCGATGCGGCCATCAACCCTGGCAACAGTGGTGGTCCGTTGCTCGATTCGGCGGGGCGGGTGGTCGGGATCAACACGCTAATCTTCTCGCCCAGCGGCGCCGCGACCGGGATCGGCCAGAACGCGGGCGTGGGGTTTGCCATCCCCATCAACGTCGCCAAGAGCCTGCTGACCCGGCTCCAGGCCGGACAGACCGTCGTCGGCCCGGTCATCGGGGTCACGCTCGCCCCCTTCGAACTCACCGACCTGACCGAGCAGGTGCGGCAACAGTACAAGTTGCCCCGCGCGGGTGCCCTGGTCTCCCGGGTGGAGGCGGGCGGTCCCGCCGCGCGGGCAGGCGTCAAGGGCGGCACGGCGCAGGTCACGACGCCCATCGGGCCGGTCTATTTCGGTGGCGACGTGATCACGTCGGTCAACGGTCAGGCGGTCGAAACGTCGGCGGACCTGCGCGAGTACCTCTTCAGCCGGAAGGCCGGGGAGCGCGTGACCCTCAGGATCAACCGGGCGGGCAAGACCGTCACCCTGCCCGTCACGCTCGCGCCCGGCACGCCGCCTACCGGCACCCGTTGA
- a CDS encoding nuclease-related domain-containing protein, with product MIVKELEPQAYPNSFRRAGHEAERQMAHYLKRAFGDDRYKFVLNNLRVEREGEVAQLDHLVVHRHGLIVVESKSVAGQISVNEQGEWTRWWKGQGRGMASPILQARRQLDLLVRLLSDHTEELLDRGVFGLRQRRFDTMRRDVLVAISDGGRITRKGTLAEVVKADQVPDRVREIVGAAGGFGAFAFSDAELTRLTAFLRTRHQPLAAPTAATDDISGVHGPQEESVPAVVSTPGLATPGQVRTAQERQSQACPTPDLGCRTCGSAELTVLYGKYGHYLKCRACGGNTPAKPICPTCGQPGRLHKAGREFTAQCSGGHSWPYFTNPSDT from the coding sequence ATGATCGTCAAGGAGCTTGAACCGCAGGCCTACCCGAATTCCTTCCGCCGCGCGGGGCACGAGGCCGAGCGCCAGATGGCCCACTACCTGAAGCGGGCCTTCGGGGACGACCGCTACAAGTTCGTGCTGAACAACCTGAGGGTGGAACGTGAGGGGGAAGTCGCGCAGCTCGACCACCTCGTCGTCCACCGGCACGGCCTGATCGTGGTGGAGAGCAAGAGCGTGGCGGGGCAGATCAGTGTGAACGAGCAGGGCGAATGGACCCGCTGGTGGAAGGGGCAGGGGCGCGGTATGGCTTCTCCCATTCTGCAGGCGCGGCGGCAACTCGACCTGCTGGTCCGCCTGCTGAGCGACCACACGGAAGAATTGCTCGACCGGGGCGTGTTCGGCCTGCGTCAGCGCCGCTTTGACACGATGCGCCGGGACGTACTCGTCGCTATTTCGGACGGGGGCCGCATCACCCGCAAGGGCACGCTGGCGGAGGTCGTGAAGGCCGATCAGGTGCCCGACCGCGTGCGGGAGATCGTGGGGGCGGCGGGGGGTTTTGGGGCCTTCGCCTTCAGTGACGCGGAGCTCACGCGCTTGACGGCTTTCCTGCGGACACGTCACCAACCCCTGGCCGCTCCGACTGCGGCAACGGACGACATCTCGGGAGTGCATGGCCCACAGGAGGAGTCGGTTCCCGCCGTGGTCAGCACCCCCGGGCTGGCCACGCCCGGGCAGGTCCGCACCGCTCAAGAGCGCCAGAGCCAGGCGTGTCCCACCCCGGACTTGGGCTGCCGGACGTGTGGGTCCGCAGAACTGACCGTGCTGTACGGCAAGTACGGCCACTACCTGAAGTGCCGGGCCTGCGGGGGCAATACCCCGGCCAAGCCGATTTGCCCCACCTGCGGGCAGCCGGGACGACTGCACAAGGCGGGACGCGAGTTCACGGCACAGTGTTCCGGTGGACATAGCTGGCCCTACTTCACCAACCCGTCGGACACCTGA
- a CDS encoding DUF4037 domain-containing protein: MDNRIAETADEWIERESGIQVDVMFRPVASFEAHFLYLFEKFEARPGYSTAVWHNVRSSTILFDREGWFARLQQQTDQPYPEELARAIIALNVPLLHGAINSRAAQAKLAARRGDMVAVNSALTKLLASYFDVLFALNRTLHPGEKRQLTFISTLADVPLNAARDIERLLSFTKATLHEVPNHIEAVVIPLLRLLKKRRQMPTFAGPP, from the coding sequence GTGGACAACCGCATTGCGGAAACGGCTGATGAGTGGATCGAACGCGAGAGTGGTATCCAGGTTGATGTGATGTTTCGGCCCGTGGCCTCCTTCGAGGCTCACTTCCTGTACCTGTTTGAGAAGTTCGAGGCGAGACCTGGGTACTCGACTGCAGTGTGGCACAACGTCCGGTCGTCCACCATTCTCTTCGACCGCGAAGGCTGGTTCGCCCGGTTGCAGCAGCAGACCGACCAACCCTACCCGGAGGAACTGGCGCGCGCCATCATCGCGCTGAACGTTCCTTTGCTCCATGGTGCTATCAACTCGCGCGCCGCTCAAGCGAAGCTGGCCGCCCGACGAGGCGATATGGTGGCTGTCAATAGCGCCCTGACGAAGCTGCTCGCAAGTTACTTCGACGTGCTCTTCGCGCTCAACCGTACTCTGCATCCAGGCGAGAAACGACAGCTCACGTTCATCTCAACCCTGGCTGATGTGCCGCTGAATGCAGCACGGGACATTGAGCGCCTGCTGTCCTTCACCAAGGCCACATTGCATGAGGTCCCGAATCACATTGAAGCGGTAGTAATTCCGCTGCTGCGGCTCCTCAAAAAGCGACGTCAGATGCCCACCTTCGCTGGCCCACCCTAA
- the mnmA gene encoding tRNA 2-thiouridine(34) synthase MnmA has product MSGERVLCAMSGGVDSSVTAALLKDGGYQVIGAMMRFWPDGKRVDTFDTCCSPDAAYEARRVAEQVGVPFYLLDYREQFQRHIVGPFLDEYARGRTPNPCVNCNTRVKFDELVKKARMLGCRYVATGHYVKRVEREDGAVEFHRGDDPRKDQTYFLWGTPREALPYILFPVGEMEKPRVREIAAEKGLLTARKPESQNICFVPGKVQDYVAEHLPQSQGYIREIRTGEVVGEHLGTQFYTLGQKKGLGLYQTHRVRHVVHLDPGTNTVWVGDYEDCLWTGLRAEGANYLLDLSELPREVEVQVRYRTKPVRATVIHADEIGFELRFEEPQFAVAPGQSAVLYAGTRLLGGGLIADHARELPMVENARPVAVSP; this is encoded by the coding sequence ATGAGCGGCGAACGGGTGCTGTGCGCGATGTCGGGCGGGGTGGATTCCAGCGTCACGGCGGCGCTGCTGAAAGACGGGGGTTATCAGGTCATCGGCGCGATGATGCGCTTCTGGCCCGACGGCAAGCGCGTGGACACCTTCGACACCTGCTGCTCGCCCGACGCCGCCTACGAGGCCCGCCGGGTGGCCGAGCAGGTGGGTGTTCCCTTCTACCTCCTCGACTACCGCGAGCAGTTCCAGCGCCACATCGTCGGCCCCTTTCTGGACGAGTACGCGCGGGGCCGCACGCCCAACCCCTGCGTGAACTGCAACACGCGGGTCAAGTTCGACGAACTCGTGAAGAAGGCGCGGATGCTGGGCTGCCGCTACGTGGCGACCGGGCACTACGTCAAGCGGGTGGAACGGGAGGACGGCGCGGTCGAGTTCCACCGCGGCGACGACCCCCGCAAGGACCAGACCTACTTCCTGTGGGGCACCCCGCGCGAGGCCCTGCCGTACATCCTCTTCCCGGTCGGCGAGATGGAAAAGCCCCGCGTGCGCGAGATCGCCGCCGAGAAGGGCCTGCTGACCGCCCGCAAGCCCGAGAGCCAGAACATCTGCTTCGTGCCCGGCAAGGTGCAGGATTACGTGGCCGAGCATCTCCCGCAGAGTCAGGGCTACATCCGCGAGATTCGGACCGGCGAGGTCGTCGGCGAGCACCTGGGCACCCAGTTCTACACTCTGGGCCAGAAGAAGGGGCTGGGCCTGTACCAGACGCACCGTGTCCGCCACGTCGTCCACCTTGACCCGGGGACAAACACGGTCTGGGTCGGCGACTACGAGGACTGCCTGTGGACGGGGTTGAGGGCCGAGGGGGCGAACTACCTTCTCGACCTTTCCGAGCTGCCGCGCGAAGTCGAGGTTCAGGTGCGCTACCGCACGAAGCCGGTGCGGGCAACGGTGATCCATGCTGATGAGATCGGCTTCGAGCTGAGGTTCGAGGAACCGCAGTTCGCGGTCGCGCCGGGGCAGAGCGCCGTGCTATATGCCGGGACGCGGCTGCTGGGCGGGGGGCTGATCGCGGACCACGCGCGGGAGTTGCCGATGGTCGAGAATGCGCGGCCCGTGGCTGTCTCCCCTTGA
- a CDS encoding NAD(P)-dependent oxidoreductase — MRVLVPDREEFRALEVEGVELAFYSPEHGPEGGADGVVLWLAPARLRDELLALPGLKWVLTLTAGIDHVADAVPPGVTLYNAHRLHDRAVAIHTLAGMLAAERGLHRFRDAQRGGRWLRTMDLGTLDGARVAIWGYGHIGRILEELLEPFGAKVTGIRSRTPEAEWDVALAEADWVVLLLPSTPETKGIVNADVLARLKPGAWISNQGRGNLIDQGALLAALDSGHLGGAVLDVTDPEPLPEGHPLWEQENVIITPHIASTTRDLIARGAEYSQAFLEAMAAGREPEGRVEAGQKY, encoded by the coding sequence GTGCGCGTGCTGGTGCCTGACCGGGAGGAATTTCGAGCGCTGGAGGTGGAGGGTGTAGAGTTGGCTTTCTACAGCCCGGAGCATGGGCCGGAGGGCGGCGCGGACGGCGTGGTCCTGTGGCTGGCGCCCGCCAGGTTGCGGGACGAGTTGCTGGCCCTCCCCGGCTTGAAATGGGTCCTGACCCTCACGGCAGGCATCGACCACGTCGCGGACGCGGTGCCCCCGGGCGTCACCCTCTACAACGCCCACCGCCTGCACGACCGCGCGGTCGCCATCCATACCCTCGCCGGGATGCTCGCCGCCGAGCGCGGCCTGCACCGCTTCCGCGACGCCCAGCGAGGGGGCCGCTGGCTACGGACGATGGACCTCGGTACGCTGGACGGGGCGCGGGTGGCGATCTGGGGGTATGGACATATCGGGCGGATTCTGGAGGAGCTGCTGGAGCCGTTCGGGGCGAAGGTGACGGGCATCCGCTCACGCACCCCGGAGGCCGAATGGGACGTCGCTCTGGCGGAGGCCGACTGGGTCGTCCTGCTGCTGCCCAGCACGCCGGAGACGAAGGGCATTGTGAACGCGGACGTGCTGGCCCGCCTGAAGCCCGGCGCGTGGATTTCTAACCAGGGACGCGGGAACCTGATCGACCAAGGCGCGCTGCTCGCCGCGCTCGACTCCGGGCATCTCGGCGGAGCGGTCCTCGACGTGACGGACCCGGAGCCGCTTCCCGAGGGGCATCCACTGTGGGAGCAGGAGAACGTCATCATCACCCCGCACATCGCCAGCACCACCCGGGACCTGATTGCGCGTGGGGCCGAGTACAGTCAGGCCTTTCTGGAGGCGATGGCGGCGGGAAGGGAACCGGAAGGGCGGGTGGAGGCGGGGCAGAAGTATTAG
- a CDS encoding TetR/AcrR family transcriptional regulator codes for MTVPPSLPISPTPDTTRARILTEAARLFVASGYHGVSMREVAAAVGVTKPALYHHYEDKEALFLAMLEGTLAGLARLVSHAQAQSGVRAQLETLVGDLLASAPEQRLGLQLAGELRHVSPERRAAFENEYRQVWMGGLTRLIEGASGRGELRGDLSPAVLTRALLALLYPLVMGAPPADPQGTARALLSVYLDGAVKRERPDRT; via the coding sequence GTGACCGTTCCGCCCTCCCTGCCCATCTCCCCCACGCCCGACACGACCCGCGCCCGCATCCTGACCGAGGCGGCGCGGCTGTTCGTGGCGAGCGGCTACCATGGGGTCAGCATGCGCGAGGTGGCGGCGGCGGTGGGCGTAACCAAACCGGCGCTGTACCACCACTACGAGGACAAGGAGGCCCTCTTCCTGGCGATGCTGGAGGGCACCCTGGCGGGCCTCGCGCGGCTGGTTTCGCACGCGCAGGCGCAGAGCGGGGTGCGGGCGCAGCTGGAGACGCTGGTGGGCGACCTGCTGGCAAGCGCTCCCGAGCAGCGGCTGGGCCTGCAACTGGCGGGCGAGTTGCGGCACGTGTCCCCAGAGCGCCGCGCCGCCTTCGAGAATGAGTACCGGCAGGTCTGGATGGGCGGGCTGACCCGCTTGATTGAGGGAGCGTCGGGGCGGGGGGAGTTGCGGGGCGACCTCTCCCCGGCGGTGCTGACGCGGGCGCTGCTGGCCCTGCTCTACCCGCTGGTGATGGGGGCGCCCCCCGCCGATCCCCAGGGCACGGCGCGGGCGCTGCTGAGCGTGTACCTGGACGGGGCCGTCAAAAGGGAGCGCCCGGACCGAACATAA
- the lysA gene encoding diaminopimelate decarboxylase yields MIPRPQFLDAAARFGTPLYVYDAAELDAALARVRAAFGDARVYYAMKANPNLTLLRRMRSAGVGFECVSAGEIARAEQVGAGGDQVLVNGPAKLAEEYAAGARLGATFIVDRVEEVGLLPPRSRALVRVNPALSVSTHDHLATGAAGSKFGVTPEQAPGMLSALREAGHDARGLHVHIGSAIRNAADFSAAFARLAELRPQTGNLEVLDVGGGWGVDADLPGIAREARAAASVFGAALWVEPGRYLVARAGTLLTRVVGTKHTGRNFLLTDAGMTELLRPMLYGAAHPVTALWDGGARETWDVAGPACESGDLLARDVPLPEPAPGDLLAVGEAGAYGASMSSTYLTRSRPAEALWDGSGWTLIRRRETPQDVWAAEVGA; encoded by the coding sequence GTGATCCCGCGCCCCCAGTTCCTCGACGCCGCCGCCCGTTTCGGCACGCCCCTCTACGTGTACGACGCCGCCGAATTGGACGCGGCGCTAGCGAGGGTGAGGGCCGCCTTCGGAGACGCGCGGGTCTACTACGCGATGAAGGCGAACCCGAACCTCACGCTGCTGCGCCGGATGCGGTCGGCGGGCGTGGGGTTCGAGTGCGTGAGCGCCGGGGAGATCGCGCGGGCCGAGCAGGTGGGGGCAGGCGGCGATCAGGTCCTTGTGAATGGCCCCGCCAAGTTGGCGGAGGAATACGCGGCGGGGGCGCGGCTGGGTGCGACCTTCATCGTGGACCGGGTGGAGGAGGTGGGGCTGCTGCCGCCCCGATCACGGGCGCTCGTGCGGGTGAATCCAGCCCTGAGCGTCAGCACGCACGACCACCTCGCGACCGGGGCGGCGGGGAGCAAGTTCGGGGTGACGCCGGAGCAGGCGCCGGGGATGCTGTCCGCCCTGCGGGAGGCCGGGCACGATGCACGGGGCCTGCACGTCCACATCGGCAGCGCGATTCGCAACGCGGCGGATTTCAGCGCGGCCTTCGCGCGGCTGGCCGAGTTACGGCCCCAGACGGGCAACCTGGAGGTGCTGGACGTGGGCGGCGGCTGGGGGGTGGACGCCGACCTCCCCGGTATCGCACGGGAGGCGCGGGCGGCGGCCTCCGTCTTCGGGGCGGCATTGTGGGTGGAACCGGGGCGCTATCTGGTCGCGCGGGCGGGAACGCTGCTCACGCGGGTGGTGGGCACCAAGCACACGGGCCGCAACTTCCTGCTCACCGACGCGGGCATGACCGAACTGCTGCGGCCCATGCTGTACGGCGCCGCGCACCCCGTCACCGCGCTGTGGGACGGCGGGGCGCGGGAGACTTGGGACGTAGCCGGGCCTGCCTGCGAGAGCGGCGACCTCCTCGCGCGGGACGTGCCGCTGCCCGAACCCGCGCCCGGCGACCTCCTCGCCGTCGGGGAGGCTGGCGCCTACGGCGCGAGCATGAGCAGCACGTACCTCACCCGCTCCCGCCCCGCCGAGGCGCTGTGGGACGGGTCGGGCTGGACGCTGATCCGCCGCCGCGAGACGCCGCAGGACGTGTGGGCGGCGGAGGTGGGGGCGTGA
- a CDS encoding GNAT family N-acetyltransferase, translating to MAAEGMPLQWGRVTLKPVQEFTPKEWRTLYRFFRDRELADWNDAKPIRLPEWLFRRVMLEEEGSGERAGFGVLNEQGELIGSTELYDLRPPPPLRPTIGTLGVMIGVRPLWGQGYGREAVMALLAWAFTGREAPLSRVRLTTFGHNRRAQRAFLACGFREVGRSEGPGRTDVHMEITRGEWESARAGA from the coding sequence ATGGCGGCTGAAGGCATGCCTCTTCAGTGGGGCCGCGTCACCCTCAAACCCGTTCAGGAGTTCACGCCGAAGGAGTGGCGCACCCTCTACCGCTTCTTCCGTGACCGCGAACTCGCCGACTGGAACGACGCCAAGCCCATTCGGCTCCCCGAATGGCTCTTTCGCCGCGTGATGCTGGAGGAGGAAGGCTCGGGCGAGCGCGCGGGCTTCGGCGTGCTGAACGAGCAGGGGGAACTCATCGGCAGCACCGAGCTGTACGACCTGCGCCCGCCCCCGCCGCTCAGGCCGACCATCGGCACCCTGGGCGTGATGATCGGCGTGCGCCCGCTGTGGGGCCAGGGGTACGGCCGCGAGGCCGTGATGGCGCTGCTGGCCTGGGCCTTCACCGGGCGCGAGGCGCCGCTCTCGCGGGTGCGCCTCACCACCTTCGGGCACAACCGCCGCGCCCAGCGGGCCTTTCTGGCGTGCGGCTTCCGCGAGGTGGGCCGCTCGGAGGGGCCGGGCCGCACCGACGTTCACATGGAAATCACGAGGGGAGAGTGGGAAAGTGCGCGTGCTGGTGCCTGA
- a CDS encoding TerC family protein, producing MIESLFGWVTQPEAWLAFGTLLLLEVVLGIDNVIFISILAGKLPREQQQRARTLGLLAAMLMRLALLFSITWIYRLQNDLFEVFGKGFSGRDLILILGGLFLLYKAVKEMHEQLEGPGAHETSVVRQGAANFAAIIGQIMLLDIVFSLDSVITAVGMADDIGVMVAAVVVTVGIMLVAARPIGDFVQAHPTVKMLALAFLLLIGVNLIADGFGFKIPKGYTYFAMGFAIMVELLNLRARRGKPVHLHETQRHPDAG from the coding sequence GTGATTGAATCCCTGTTCGGCTGGGTGACCCAGCCCGAAGCCTGGCTCGCCTTTGGCACGCTACTGCTGCTGGAAGTGGTGCTGGGCATCGACAACGTCATCTTCATCAGCATTCTGGCGGGCAAGCTGCCGCGCGAGCAGCAGCAGCGTGCGCGGACGCTGGGGCTGCTCGCCGCCATGCTGATGCGCCTGGCCCTGCTGTTTTCCATCACCTGGATCTACCGGCTGCAAAACGACCTGTTCGAGGTCTTCGGGAAGGGCTTCTCGGGCCGCGACCTGATATTGATCCTCGGCGGCCTCTTCCTGCTGTACAAGGCCGTCAAGGAGATGCACGAGCAGCTTGAAGGCCCCGGTGCGCATGAGACGAGCGTGGTGCGGCAGGGCGCAGCGAACTTCGCGGCGATCATCGGACAGATCATGCTGCTGGACATCGTGTTCAGCCTCGACTCGGTGATCACGGCGGTCGGCATGGCCGACGACATCGGCGTGATGGTGGCCGCCGTCGTCGTGACGGTGGGCATCATGCTCGTCGCGGCGCGGCCCATCGGGGACTTCGTGCAGGCGCACCCGACGGTGAAGATGCTCGCGCTCGCCTTCCTGCTCCTCATCGGCGTGAACCTGATCGCCGACGGCTTCGGCTTCAAGATTCCCAAGGGCTACACCTATTTCGCCATGGGCTTTGCGATCATGGTCGAGTTGCTCAACCTGCGTGCCCGCCGGGGCAAGCCGGTCCACCTGCACGAGACCCAGCGCCACCCTGACGCGGGCTGA